A genome region from Callospermophilus lateralis isolate mCalLat2 unplaced genomic scaffold, mCalLat2.hap1 Scaffold_730, whole genome shotgun sequence includes the following:
- the LOC143387541 gene encoding uncharacterized protein LOC143387541, translating to MVLPTSEKEARETRDLDLGRAQGEPTAARPERSEVVGGATAERPEPAGGPSLLEFWSGKASPQFSGQNCDQARAGLPAQWLRRRPARSDGGGGASRAGGAWAGEERAGRGLGGASAAGRSRQVQAAPDSQCPDGGGGGRWPVGVGSCKARAAGAAGAGRPREPRGESAAGSAPQAGRGGGCSRIRKRCWRLNLPQSVPEAAAAAAAGPEIALGTVTNMEEAVKWISYTYLCVRMRANPLVYGISYKAYQIDPTLRSIESS from the exons GAGAAACCCGGGATCTAGACCTCGGGAGGGCGCAGGGCGAGCCAACAGCGGCACGTCCTGAACGCAGCGAGGTGGTGGGCGGCGCTACAGCGGAGCGTCCTGAACCGGCGGGCGGCCCATCCCTCCTGGAGTTCTGGTCTGGGAAAGCATCCCCGCAATTCAGTGGACAGAACTGCGACCAGGCCCGCGCGGGGCTTCCAGCCCAGTGGCTTCGGAGGCGCCCAGCGAG GTCGGACGGCGGAGGCGGGGCCTCGAGGGCGGGCGGGGCCTGGGCCGGCGAAGaaagggcggggcggggcctgggcgGAGCTTCAGCGGCGGGGCGGAGCCGGCAGGTCCAGGCTGCCCCAGACAGTCAATGCCCTGATGGCGGCGGTGGTGGCCGCTGGCCTGTAGGAGTGGGGAGCTGCAAGGCCCGGGCTGCTGGGGCAGCTGGAGCTGGCCGTCCCCGGGAGCCAAGAGGCGAATCTGCAGCTGGGAGCGCACCCCAGGCCGGCAGAGGAGGCGGCTGCAGCCGGATCCGGAAGCGCTGCTGGCGGCTGAATCTCCCGCAGTCAGTGCctgaggcggcggcggcggcggcggcggggcccGAG ATTGCTCTGGGAACAGTCACAAACATGGAAGAAGCAGTGAAGTGGATAAGTTACACTTACCTTTGTGTACGGATGAGAGCAAATCCATTAGTGTATGGCATCAGTTACAAAGCTTATCAG